The Stigmatella ashevillena genomic sequence CCTTGACCTGCTGAAGGACCTGGCCCCATGTCACCTCCTGCCACCGCCCATCCACCTTGTGAGTCACAGCGACCTTGGATGGCTCCCTGGCTTGTTGGATCAGCAGCTCCACCAGGGTCTGCTCCCCCGCCCCGGAGGCCGGGGTGACCATTTGACTCTCTGCTCTCACTTGAGCTCCTCCTCGATCTCGGCTTCGACCTTCTTGGCCCGTTCTTGAATGAGCTGCGCTTCGGCCGGGTTGTAGGCCCCACTGCCCTGCTTCACCTTCAAGATGGCCTCTTTGGCCTTCTGGGCCTTGTCCGCCGCCAGCAGCGTCTCAGCCAAGTAGTAATGCGTGCGCAGATTCTGCGGGAACTTCGCCGCGGCCTTCTCCAGGAGCTTGGTGGACTCGCTCAAGTCCCTCTTCGGCCAAGGCAGCTCGTAATGGTAGCGCGCCTTGACGACCAGCGGCGCGCCGAGATCAAAGTCCGCGTTGATGCGGATGGCAGCGTCCAGCCGCTCGTTGAACTTGCCCTCGAGCCCCTCCTTGAGCGCCTTCATGATGCCCACCGCCTGCGAGTAGGTGCCAATGCCCACCGCCGCGAAGTACTGGCACTCGACCCGCTCCGGAGCGAGCTTCACGCCGCGCTCGCACATGTCCCAGGCCTGCTTGCCCAGCACCTTCTTGAGGCGCGAGTCCTGGGCCACATCGCCCTGCCACGCCAGGAGCCGCGCGGAGCGCCAGATCAGCTCGTAGTCCTCCGCGGACGCTTGCAGCTCCTTCTTCAGCGACGCCTCCAATTCTTTCGCCGCCGAAGCATCTGCCCTCCGGGCGAACAGCGCATCCAGGGAGGCCAGCAACTCAGGCGACGCGGCCTGAACGGGCCACGCGGCGAACAGCGAAAGGGCGAGCAAAATCAAGCGCATGGACGGCGGTGTTAGCACGCGTACTCCGCTGCCAGCAACCTTGCCTGCCCTGCTCAGGAGGGTCCGGAAAGAGCCCCCCACCCACGCAAGAAGGGTGGCGCACTGCGCCGTAGCGCCGCACACCACCCTTCTCGAAGAACCACGCTCGGAGGAGAGAAACCCGGTGCTCAGGCCGCGTCGGCCGCCATGTTCTCCTCATCCTGGTTGAAGGCCACGAGGTAGCGCTCCAGGAAGCTCTTCGTCTTGAGCTCCACTTGGCGCACCCGCTCACGGGAAACACCCCACCGCTGTCCCAGCTCTTCCAGGGTCAACGGCTTATCCTGCGTCAGCCGCTCCTGAAGGATGTCCCAGCCCAGATCGCCGATGCGCTTGCGCACCTTGACCAGGGCCTCGTGCACTTCCTGATCCTGCTCGCGCGACAGGTACACCTCTGAAGGAGACGGGCCACCGTCCTCCAGCCGATCCATGAAGGTGGTCTCCCCCTCTTCATCGATGGTGGCGTCCAACGAGAAGTCCACCATGCTGCCGCGCTCGGACTCGCCGCCGCGCACCTGGCTGCGGTTGTCCTTCAAGTAACGGGTGATGTAGGCGCGAATCCACCACACGGCATAGGTGGCGAAGCGCACGTTCTTCTTGGGATCAAAGTGCTCGATGGCCTTCATCAAGCCAACGTTGCCCTCTTGGATGAGGTCATCCAGGCGGGCGCCGCGGTTGGCGAACTTCTTCGCCACCGCCACCACGAAGGCCAGGTTGGAGGTGGCGAGCGTCTGCCGAGCGGACTCGTCTCCTTTGCGAGCGGCCCTCGCCAGTTCATATTCCTGCTCACGCGTCAGCTGGTGGTGACCGCCCAGATGACGCAGGTAGTGCGACAGGCCTTCCGCCGCATACTTCGTCGTGTTGGCCATGGTTCCAGTCCTCCGTTCCGAGTGCTCCGGACGCGCCCGGCATCGCCGTGAGCGTCCCTGTGGAACTAAGACGCGCAACGGCTGAAAGGGTTTCTCATTCCGATGAAGGGGGCTTTTCAGCCACGCCTTCGGCGGTCCCCGCCCAGTCCCAACGGGGATTTTCCGTTGGAACTTCCGGACTTGAACGCGCCCTCAGCGGTGAGTTGCTGTGTCTCTAGAAACAATCGGGCCCGGGAAAGATTTTCCCGGGGTTGAGCAGCCCTGATGGATCGAAAAAGGTCTTGAGCCGGCGTTGCAGTGCGATCAGCGGCTCGGGTTGCTCCAAAGCAAGGTAGTCCCGTTTGGCGTGACCTACGCCGTGCTCGCCGGTGATGGTGCCGCCCATCTCCACCGTGAGCTTCAACATTTGTTGGATGGCCTGCTCGACCAATGGCCGCTGGTGAGGCCCCTCGTAGAGGATGTTGGCGTGCAGGTTCCCATCCCCCGCGTGACCATACGTGGCGACCAGCAGGCCCAGCCGGTCCCCCAGGGCCTTGAGCTGTTGGATGATGTCGGGAATTCGCGAGCGGGGGACGACGATATCCTCGGAGATTTTATGGGGTTTGAGGGCTCGCAGGCCTGGAGAGACGAGGCGGCGAGCGGCCCAAAGCTTCTCCCGTTGCTCCTCGTTCTGGGCCACCAGGGTCTCGGTGGCCCCCAGGCGGGCGCAGATCTCCCCGGCCTGGGCCAGTTCGGAGAGCAGGCCCTCTTCCGTGCTTCCGTCCACCTCGACGATGACCGCCGAGCCGGCGCCGGGCGGAAAGGAGAACCCCCGCCCCGCCACGGCCCGCAGCGCCACCTCGTCCATGAGCTCCAGGGTTCGCGGCAGCAGCCCTGACGCGAGCACCGCCGAGATGGCGCGGGCCGCGGTCACCACCGAGTCAAAGATGACCAGGGCGGTCATCACGTGCCGAGGCCGGGGGATGAGCTGGAGGGTGATCTCCGTGGCCACGCCCAGCGTCCCTTCGGAGCCCACGAAGAGGCCCACGAGATCGTACCCCGCCACCCCTTTGATCGTCCGCCGGCCGGCCCTGAGCACCTCGCCGTCAGGAAGGACCCACTCCAGGCCCAGGACATAGTCGCGGGTCACCCCATACTTGAGCGCCCGGGGGCCTCCCGCGTTCTCCGCGACGTTGCCCCCCAGGGTGCAGAATTCCCAGGAGTTCGGGTCCGGCGGGTAGAAGAGCCCCGCGGCCTCCGCCGCCCGCATCAGGTCGCCGGTGAGGACGCCCGGTTCCACGACGGCGGTGAGGTCCTCCACGGACAGGGAGCGGATGCGGTTCATCCGCTCCAGGCTGACCATCACGCCGCCGTTCAAACAGAGCGAGCCACCACTCTTGCCGCTGCGCGCCCCACAGGGGGTGAAGGGCACGCCGAGGGCCTGACAGATCTTGAAGACGGCCGACACCTGCGCGGTGTTTTCGGGGAAGACGATGATGTCCGGCGGGTAGACGCCGCTGTCGGACTCGTCCCGGGAGTACCGCTCGCGCGTCTCCTCGTCTCGGCGAACCTGTCCCGAGGAGAGCTTCTCGCCCAGCGCGGTCCAGGCACGCTCCAGGCGTCCGGGCTCCACGCGGGAGAAGGTCTTCTCGGACGGCAGGATCATTTCCGCGCTCCCAGCCGGGCCCACAGCTCCCGGCGCAGGGCCCCCTCCTTGCGCAGGCGGCCCTCGTACGCTTCGACGTGGGTGATGGCGTCCCGTTGCTGCTCGCCTCGCAGGCGCATGCAGGCCTGCTTCGCCTCGAGGATGCAGGCGGTGGCGGGGCTGCCCAGCACCCGGGCCAGGGCGCCCGCCACATACCGCGCGAGATCCTCCTGGAGGATGAGCCGGTGCGCGAAGCAATCCACCAGGGTCGACAGGCGTCCAAAGCCCACCACGTGCTTGCCGGGCACATAGGCCACATGGGCCCGGCCCTCATAGGGCAGCAGGTGGTGGGGGCACATGGAATGGAAGCTCAGGTCCGTCACCACCACCATCTCCCCGGCGGAATCCGGGGGGGCCGGGTACGTCGTCCCAATCGCCTCCTCGGGGGTGAGCGCGTAGCCATCGAGAAACTCGGTCATCCAGGCCTCCGCGACGCGCTCGGGCGTGCCTTGGAGGTTCGGATCCGTGGCCAGGGGCAGTCCCGCGGCGAGCAGGAAGTCCTTCATCGCTTTGGCCATGGCGGCACCGTCCGGAGGGGTGCGCGGGGTTTCACGGGGCGGTCGGCGGGGGGCTCGGGAGGTTCCCACGGATGAAACTCCTTAGATGCGGTCCACCTTCAATTGAATCTCCTCGCCCAGGACGCGGACCGGCCAAGTCCGGACGCGAACGTCTGGAGTGGACGAGCAGATGCCCGAGCGTACATCGAAGGGCCAGGCATGCAGGGGACAATGCAGGATGAATCCGTCCAGATCCCCTTCCGAGAGCGGACCTTCGCGGTGAGGGCAGGCGTCCTCCACGGCGTACAGCGCGCCCGCCACGCGGAGGATGGCCACCGCGCGGCCGTCCACCTGGACCACCGTCCGCCCCCGCGCATCCAGGTCCGAGAGCCGGGCCACCGGAATGAACAGGCCTGGGGGATGTCGCTCCATGTCGAAGCCTCCTGTTCTGGACAGAGCCATCCTGGGGCTCCTGCCTTGACACCTCGGGGGTACGCCATTAGAGCACCCGAGCGGTACCTCTTCAGAATGTTCACCCGAGCCGCCACCCTTCGACGCTGCACCGCGATGTTGCTCGCCGTGCTGTGGGCGTTGCCGTTGCTGGTGGCGATGGGGCACTCCGAGGAGCACGCCCACCGCTTCTGCGCGGAGCACCAGGCCTTCGAGGAAACAGCCCGGGGCACGGGGCAGTTGCTTTCGCAGTTCGCCCCCCAGGTCCCCTTGCTCTCGGCCTCGCGGCTGGCCGAGGCCTTGGATACCTCGCGGCTCACCCACGACACCTGCCCGGTCCTGACCGCCGGGACAGGTCAGGAGCTGCTGCTGCCGGAGCTGCTGTGGACCCTCACGGCCTGCATGAGCGTGAGCCTCCCGGCCACCGCACCCTCTCGGCCCACCGTCTCCGTTCCCATCCTCGCCATCGCGCCCAAGTCATCGCCACCGGCACGCGCCTAGCGTCCCGAAGCGGCTGACTGTGGTCGACACCCGTCCCCGGGTGTCTGGTTCCGAGGAGTCCCAGGGTGTTCCTTTCTTCGCGCCGGGTTTCCGGCATGACGGTTCTCGTTGCATGCACGCTCTTTTTCTCTGCCCTGCCCGCCGCGGCGCAGACCTCTCCGCCTGAAAAGGACCCAGGCTCCGGGTTGAGCCCGGAAGAACTCCAGGAGATCGAAGCCGCCGTGGGCAAGGACCAGACGGCCTCCTCTCCAGGCGCTCCCGGAGATTCCTCTCCGGGCGGCACGGCCCCGCTGCCCGTCCCCCGGGTGCTGTCCAACCCGTGGATCGACATGAGCTTCATCCTGGATGTGGCGCTCGCGGCCTTCACCGCCGAAGAGCCGCTCCAGGGAGGCGGGCATGACCCTTCCCGCAATGGGTTCGCCCTCCAGCAACTGGAGCTGTCCCTCAGCAGCGTGGTGGACCCGTACTTCCGCTTCAACAGCAACATCGTCTTCAGCCAGTTCGGCGTGGAGATCGAAGAGGCCTACGCCACCACGCTGGATCTTCCCGCCAACCTCCAGTTGCGAGCCGGCCAGTTCCTCACCCGCTTCGGCCGGCTCAACAACACCCACCCCCACTCCTGGGACTTCGTGGACCAGCCCTTCGTCCTCAGCCGCGTCTTCGGCGGAGAGGGCAACCGGGGCCTGGGGCTGGAGCTCTCCTGGCTCGCGCCCCTGCCCTGGTACGTGGAGCTCCTGGGCTCGGTCACCGATGCCAACGGAGAGTCCACCGCGCGCAGCTTCTTCGGTGCCACCCAGAGCCGCGTGGTGTCCCCCTTCGACTTCCAGTTCACCAGCGCGCTGAAGCAGTTCTTTCCCCTCTCGGACGCGCTGTCTCTGATGTGGGGCCTGTCGGCGGTGACAGGCCCCAACGCCTCGGGGCACCGCAACCACAGCGATGTCTTCGGAACGGACCTGTACCTGAAGTATCGCGAGGTCCAGGGCAATGATCCCACCGTGCTCGCCCTCCAGGCGGAGGTGCTCTACCGGCGCCGGCAGGCCCCCGAGGCGCTGCTCAGTGACTGGGGGGGCTACGCCCAGTTCCATTGGCGCTTCGCGCAGCGGTGGGCCACCAACGCACGCTACGAGTTCGGCACGGCCGCGCATGGCCAGGACGGGCGGCTCGCCCCGGACCCGCTCGATCCGGAGTGGACCGCCACGCGCCAGCGCCTCTCCGCCAACCTCACCTTCTGGCCCACCGAGTTCTCCCGGGTGCGCCTCCAGGCCGCCACGGACCGCGTGGGCTGGCGGGACGAGCCCGACTACTCCGCCTTCCTTGCCTTCGAAGTGGTGATGGGCGCGCACGGCGCCCACGCCTTCTGACCCTCTTTGTCCCGGAGCCTTCCGATGAGACACCTCTTCACGGCCTTGAGCGCCGCCCTCCTCTGCCTGCTGTCCCTCCCCGCCCACGCCAACCTCAACGTCGTCACCTCCGTGCCGGATCTCGCCGCGCTGGCCAAAGCCATCGGCGGAGACAAGGCCGACGTCACCTCCCTCGCGGTGCCCTCGCAGGATCCCCACTTCGTGGACGCCCGGCCCAACCTCGCCCTGGCGCTCAACCGCGCGGACCTGCTCATCACCGTGGGGCTGGAGCTGGAAGTGGGCTGGTTGCCCACGCTCCAGCTCGGCGCGCGCAACGCGAAGATCCAGACCGGCAACCCGGGCTACCTGGATGCCTCGCAGTTCGTGAAGCTGCTCGAGGTTCCCACCGCCAAGGTCGAGCGGAGCCAGGGAGACGTGCACCCGGGCGGCAACCCGCACTACCTCTATGATCCGCGGGCGGCCGTGACGGTGGCCCAAGGCATCGCGGCGCGCATGGCGCAGCTCGACTCGAAGAACGCCGCCACCTTCCAGGCCAACCTCCAGAAGTTCACCACCGATCTGGAGAAGGCCCGGGCGGACTGGGAGAAGCGTCTGGCCGGGCTGCGCGGTGCCCCCGTCATCTCGTACCACCGGACGACAGCCTATCTGTCCGACTGGCTGGGCTTCACGCAGCTCGCGTTCCTCGAACCGAAGCCGGGCATCCCGCCCAACCCGTCCCACGTGGCCAAGGTGCTCACCGAAGGGCGGGCGCAGAAGGCGCGGTTCCTCCTTCAGGAGGACTACTACCCGGACACCACCTCCCAGCTCGTGGCCTCCAAGCTCCCGGCCCCCTTGGTCGTCATTCCCGGCGGCACGAACTTCCGGGGCGGGGAGACGTACCTCCAGCACCTGGAGGATGTGGTGAAGCGGCTCGAGCAGGGCCTCGCGGGAAAGGGGACCTGAGATGCGCCTGCCACTGCTTCTGCCCCTGGTCCTGCTGGGAGGCTGTGCCTGGGAAGCGGGCGAGGGCTTCGCCGTGCTCGAGCCCACCGTGCGCGTGGCCTACACCGCCGAGCCCTCCCGTGCCGTGAGCGATGGGTACCAGCGGCTCAGCTCGGACTACCAGGTGCACCTCACCACCGCGACGATGCGGCTGGAGCGCATCGAGCTGACGGCCAGCGCCGGAGG encodes the following:
- the folE gene encoding GTP cyclohydrolase I; protein product: MAKAMKDFLLAAGLPLATDPNLQGTPERVAEAWMTEFLDGYALTPEEAIGTTYPAPPDSAGEMVVVTDLSFHSMCPHHLLPYEGRAHVAYVPGKHVVGFGRLSTLVDCFAHRLILQEDLARYVAGALARVLGSPATACILEAKQACMRLRGEQQRDAITHVEAYEGRLRKEGALRRELWARLGARK
- a CDS encoding FAD-binding oxidoreductase, whose protein sequence is MILPSEKTFSRVEPGRLERAWTALGEKLSSGQVRRDEETRERYSRDESDSGVYPPDIIVFPENTAQVSAVFKICQALGVPFTPCGARSGKSGGSLCLNGGVMVSLERMNRIRSLSVEDLTAVVEPGVLTGDLMRAAEAAGLFYPPDPNSWEFCTLGGNVAENAGGPRALKYGVTRDYVLGLEWVLPDGEVLRAGRRTIKGVAGYDLVGLFVGSEGTLGVATEITLQLIPRPRHVMTALVIFDSVVTAARAISAVLASGLLPRTLELMDEVALRAVAGRGFSFPPGAGSAVIVEVDGSTEEGLLSELAQAGEICARLGATETLVAQNEEQREKLWAARRLVSPGLRALKPHKISEDIVVPRSRIPDIIQQLKALGDRLGLLVATYGHAGDGNLHANILYEGPHQRPLVEQAIQQMLKLTVEMGGTITGEHGVGHAKRDYLALEQPEPLIALQRRLKTFFDPSGLLNPGKIFPGPDCF
- a CDS encoding sigma-70 family RNA polymerase sigma factor, whose product is MANTTKYAAEGLSHYLRHLGGHHQLTREQEYELARAARKGDESARQTLATSNLAFVVAVAKKFANRGARLDDLIQEGNVGLMKAIEHFDPKKNVRFATYAVWWIRAYITRYLKDNRSQVRGGESERGSMVDFSLDATIDEEGETTFMDRLEDGGPSPSEVYLSREQDQEVHEALVKVRKRIGDLGWDILQERLTQDKPLTLEELGQRWGVSRERVRQVELKTKSFLERYLVAFNQDEENMAADAA
- a CDS encoding metal ABC transporter substrate-binding protein, whose translation is MRHLFTALSAALLCLLSLPAHANLNVVTSVPDLAALAKAIGGDKADVTSLAVPSQDPHFVDARPNLALALNRADLLITVGLELEVGWLPTLQLGARNAKIQTGNPGYLDASQFVKLLEVPTAKVERSQGDVHPGGNPHYLYDPRAAVTVAQGIAARMAQLDSKNAATFQANLQKFTTDLEKARADWEKRLAGLRGAPVISYHRTTAYLSDWLGFTQLAFLEPKPGIPPNPSHVAKVLTEGRAQKARFLLQEDYYPDTTSQLVASKLPAPLVVIPGGTNFRGGETYLQHLEDVVKRLEQGLAGKGT
- a CDS encoding Rieske (2Fe-2S) protein produces the protein MERHPPGLFIPVARLSDLDARGRTVVQVDGRAVAILRVAGALYAVEDACPHREGPLSEGDLDGFILHCPLHAWPFDVRSGICSSTPDVRVRTWPVRVLGEEIQLKVDRI
- a CDS encoding zinc-regulated TonB-dependent outer membrane receptor; this encodes MTVLVACTLFFSALPAAAQTSPPEKDPGSGLSPEELQEIEAAVGKDQTASSPGAPGDSSPGGTAPLPVPRVLSNPWIDMSFILDVALAAFTAEEPLQGGGHDPSRNGFALQQLELSLSSVVDPYFRFNSNIVFSQFGVEIEEAYATTLDLPANLQLRAGQFLTRFGRLNNTHPHSWDFVDQPFVLSRVFGGEGNRGLGLELSWLAPLPWYVELLGSVTDANGESTARSFFGATQSRVVSPFDFQFTSALKQFFPLSDALSLMWGLSAVTGPNASGHRNHSDVFGTDLYLKYREVQGNDPTVLALQAEVLYRRRQAPEALLSDWGGYAQFHWRFAQRWATNARYEFGTAAHGQDGRLAPDPLDPEWTATRQRLSANLTFWPTEFSRVRLQAATDRVGWRDEPDYSAFLAFEVVMGAHGAHAF